The Xanthomonas sontii genomic sequence TCGGGAGGGGCGGCCATGATACCCTGATCGCCCTTGCCAACCCTGCTCCCACCTGCATGTCGATCAGCCTGACCTCGGCCCAGAACCGCTTCCTGCGCGGCCTGGCCCACGACCTCAAACCCCTGCTGCAGATCGGCAGCAAGGGCGTCACCCCGGCCTTCCTGGCCGAACTGGACGAGGTGCTGGAGCGCCACGAACTGGTCAAGGTGAAGGTTGGCGGCGACGACCGCGAGGCCCGCGACGCCGCCATCGGCAGCCTGGTGGAGCAGTCGCACAGCGTGCTGGTGCAGCGCATCGGCCATACCGCGATCCTGTATCGCCCGGCCAAGGAAGACCGGCAGATCGTGCTGCCGCGCGCCTGAGCGCGCTCCGGTGACCTCATGCAACTGACCCAGGACCTGCCCGACTACGCCTATGCCCTGCGCATGGCCGACGGCCGCCAGGCCAAGGTGAACGACCGGCTGCTGACCCGCAGCTTTGTCCTCGCGCCGGACACCCTGGTCGAGGACTGGCAGGCCCCGCCGGCCGGCGACCTGCAGCCGCAACATCTGCAGCCGCTGCTGGAGCTCAACCCGGCCCTGGTCATCCTCGGCACCGGCGAACGCCAGGTGTTTCCCGCCGCGGCGGTGATGGCGCTGTTCCTGACCCGCGGCATCGGCATCGAGGTGATGAACAATGCCGCTGCTGCGCGCACCTACAACGTGCTGGCCGCCGAAGGCCGGCGCGTGGCGGTGGGGTTTCTGCTCGAAGGCTGAGCCAGGCGTCGCGGGCCGGGCACTGCGACCTCCTGATCGTTGACCTGAGCGGCCTCAACCACGGCCTGGCCGCGCCGCGGACAACATGCGATCGAGGCAGAGAGGACGCCTGTCGTT encodes the following:
- the yhbY gene encoding ribosome assembly RNA-binding protein YhbY; the protein is MSISLTSAQNRFLRGLAHDLKPLLQIGSKGVTPAFLAELDEVLERHELVKVKVGGDDREARDAAIGSLVEQSHSVLVQRIGHTAILYRPAKEDRQIVLPRA
- a CDS encoding Mth938-like domain-containing protein, which gives rise to MQLTQDLPDYAYALRMADGRQAKVNDRLLTRSFVLAPDTLVEDWQAPPAGDLQPQHLQPLLELNPALVILGTGERQVFPAAAVMALFLTRGIGIEVMNNAAAARTYNVLAAEGRRVAVGFLLEG